A window from Littorina saxatilis isolate snail1 linkage group LG9, US_GU_Lsax_2.0, whole genome shotgun sequence encodes these proteins:
- the LOC138975111 gene encoding GTP-binding nuclear protein Ran isoform X1, protein MSGATLLRMFGVNQTMAATAVPTFKLVLVGDGGVGKTTFVKRHKTGEFEKKYVATLGVEVHPLCFHTNRGEIKFNVWDTAGQEKFGGLRDGYYIQGHCAIIMFDVTSRVTYKNVPNWHRDLVRVCENIPIVLCGNKVDIKDRKVKAKAIVFHRKKNLQYYDISAKSNYNFEKPFLWLARKLVGDANLEFVEMPALVPPEVAMDPNLAKKYEEELKVAQEVALPDDDEDI, encoded by the exons ATGTCTGGTGCAACTTTGCTTCGAATGTTCGGAG taaACCAGACGATGGCTGCAACCGCAGTTCCCACTTTTAAG TTGGTTCTTGTCGGAGATGGTGGTGTGGGCAAAACAACATTCGTCAAACGTCACAAGACAGGAGAGTTCGAGAAGAAATATGTTG CCACACTGGGGGTGGAGGTGCATCCTCTATGTTTCCACACCAACAGAGGAGAGATCAAGTTCAACGTCTGGGACACAGCTGGACAGGAAAAGTTCGGAGGACTCAGAGATGGCTACTACATTCAGG GACACTGTGCCATCATCATGTTTGACGTAACCTCCAGAGTAACATACAAGAACGTTCCCAACTGGCATCGTGACTTGGTACGAGTGTGTGAGAACATTCCCATTGTGCTGTGCGGCAATAAGGTCGACATCAAAGACAGGAAGGTCAAGGCCAAAGCCATTGTCTTTCACAGAAAAAAGAACCTGCAG TACTATGACATCAGTGCCAAGAGCAACTACAACTTTGAGAAGCCGTTCCTGTGGCTGGCACGCAAGCTGGTGGGTGACGCCAACCTGGAGTTCGTGGAGATGCCCGCCCTCGTCCCCCCAGAGGTCGCCATGGACCCCAACCTGGCCAAGAAATACGAGGAAGAGCTCAAG GTGGCCCAAGAAGTTGCATTGCCAGATGACGATGAAGACATCTAA
- the LOC138975111 gene encoding GTP-binding nuclear protein Ran isoform X2 gives MAATAVPTFKLVLVGDGGVGKTTFVKRHKTGEFEKKYVATLGVEVHPLCFHTNRGEIKFNVWDTAGQEKFGGLRDGYYIQGHCAIIMFDVTSRVTYKNVPNWHRDLVRVCENIPIVLCGNKVDIKDRKVKAKAIVFHRKKNLQYYDISAKSNYNFEKPFLWLARKLVGDANLEFVEMPALVPPEVAMDPNLAKKYEEELKVAQEVALPDDDEDI, from the exons ATGGCTGCAACCGCAGTTCCCACTTTTAAG TTGGTTCTTGTCGGAGATGGTGGTGTGGGCAAAACAACATTCGTCAAACGTCACAAGACAGGAGAGTTCGAGAAGAAATATGTTG CCACACTGGGGGTGGAGGTGCATCCTCTATGTTTCCACACCAACAGAGGAGAGATCAAGTTCAACGTCTGGGACACAGCTGGACAGGAAAAGTTCGGAGGACTCAGAGATGGCTACTACATTCAGG GACACTGTGCCATCATCATGTTTGACGTAACCTCCAGAGTAACATACAAGAACGTTCCCAACTGGCATCGTGACTTGGTACGAGTGTGTGAGAACATTCCCATTGTGCTGTGCGGCAATAAGGTCGACATCAAAGACAGGAAGGTCAAGGCCAAAGCCATTGTCTTTCACAGAAAAAAGAACCTGCAG TACTATGACATCAGTGCCAAGAGCAACTACAACTTTGAGAAGCCGTTCCTGTGGCTGGCACGCAAGCTGGTGGGTGACGCCAACCTGGAGTTCGTGGAGATGCCCGCCCTCGTCCCCCCAGAGGTCGCCATGGACCCCAACCTGGCCAAGAAATACGAGGAAGAGCTCAAG GTGGCCCAAGAAGTTGCATTGCCAGATGACGATGAAGACATCTAA